A DNA window from bacterium contains the following coding sequences:
- a CDS encoding site-specific integrase yields the protein MNKLGTEKHGENVGAEADIGKPKNDKGLLKRTWKGPDGEERIAWQAYAGKTPDGKRIRKQFETKAEARTWLYAEKLRRKNEGHAAMNLTDRQRLDAVQASELLTAANMPDMTMGEAVKVHISATQALGGAATILEAVRSYAATVAILEGTATPETAARYYRKHKAPVVRRTVGQVIDEHLADSRDRNVRPTTLRDLEHRMGLFREVYGDRLITEITRDDVEKWIRSRADKWKKKHHAEMSNITKKNYQVLGGGLFNFAIGKEYVTENPFTRRTRARHHEDEKMPECLTWQDVTALLNTAAKIEPNMVAPLAIGCFAGLRTAELRGMDWKDINLAAKRITVMPHYAKKRRARHVTISDNLAAWLLPHREQAGFVAPQGDKWRFRFDHVRRLAKTRWPSNGMRHAFASHHLAMYGDPARTAFELGHHRDTSMLFDHYRALVTKEDAEAYWAIMPTEEPGIIRMTIAQAG from the coding sequence ATGAATAAACTTGGAACTGAAAAACATGGCGAGAATGTAGGGGCGGAAGCGGATATCGGCAAGCCAAAAAATGATAAGGGCCTCCTGAAACGTACCTGGAAGGGGCCGGACGGTGAAGAGCGGATAGCCTGGCAGGCCTACGCCGGAAAGACGCCGGACGGCAAGCGGATCCGGAAGCAGTTTGAGACGAAGGCGGAGGCCCGCACCTGGTTGTATGCCGAAAAGTTGCGCCGGAAGAATGAAGGGCACGCGGCCATGAATCTGACAGACCGGCAGCGTCTGGATGCCGTCCAGGCCTCCGAATTGCTCACTGCCGCCAATATGCCCGATATGACGATGGGGGAAGCCGTAAAAGTACACATAAGTGCCACACAGGCACTCGGGGGCGCGGCCACGATCCTGGAGGCGGTAAGGAGCTACGCGGCCACCGTTGCCATTCTCGAAGGCACGGCCACCCCGGAGACGGCCGCCAGGTACTACAGAAAGCACAAGGCGCCGGTGGTACGCCGAACCGTGGGACAAGTCATTGACGAACACCTTGCAGATTCCAGAGACCGAAACGTCCGCCCCACCACTCTACGGGACCTTGAACACAGGATGGGGCTTTTCCGGGAGGTGTACGGAGACCGCCTAATTACAGAGATCACCCGTGACGATGTAGAGAAGTGGATCCGAAGCCGCGCGGATAAGTGGAAGAAGAAACATCACGCCGAAATGTCGAACATCACGAAGAAGAATTACCAGGTGCTTGGCGGCGGCCTGTTCAATTTCGCTATCGGCAAAGAATATGTCACTGAAAACCCCTTCACCCGGCGAACGCGCGCCCGGCACCATGAAGACGAGAAGATGCCGGAATGTTTGACCTGGCAGGACGTGACGGCGCTCTTGAATACGGCCGCCAAGATCGAGCCCAACATGGTGGCGCCGCTCGCCATCGGCTGCTTTGCCGGCTTGCGGACGGCTGAACTCCGGGGCATGGATTGGAAGGATATCAATCTGGCCGCCAAGCGGATCACCGTCATGCCCCACTACGCGAAGAAACGCCGGGCGCGACATGTGACCATTTCCGACAACCTGGCCGCCTGGCTATTGCCACACAGGGAACAGGCTGGCTTTGTGGCGCCCCAGGGGGATAAGTGGCGCTTCCGGTTTGATCACGTCCGGAGGCTGGCAAAGACACGCTGGCCTAGCAACGGGATGCGCCATGCATTCGCGTCTCACCACCTGGCCATGTACGGGGATCCGGCCCGGACCGCCTTCGAGCTCGGGCACCATCGGGACACGTCCATGCTCTTTGACCATTACCGGGCTCTTGTGACGAAGGAAGACGCGGAGGCCTATTGGGCTATCATGCCAACGGAAGAGCCTGGCATTATCCGGATGACAATTGCACAGGCAGGATGA
- a CDS encoding homocysteine S-methyltransferase family protein, with product MPLTGLHQEFLEAGAQAVETNTFGVSRIVFDEYGIGDRTAEINTAAVANARKAMAGRSGRYVCGSLGPTTKLPLD from the coding sequence GTGCCACTAACGGGACTCCATCAGGAATTTCTGGAGGCCGGCGCTCAAGCCGTTGAAACCAATACCTTCGGTGTTTCGCGCATTGTGTTTGATGAATACGGCATTGGGGATCGCACCGCGGAAATCAACACCGCTGCCGTCGCCAATGCCCGTAAGGCCATGGCCGGGCGGTCGGGACGCTATGTCTGCGGCTCGTTGGGCCCCACAACCAAATTGCCGTTGGATTGA
- a CDS encoding alpha-glucosidase/alpha-galactosidase: MSVKIAVIGAGSIGFTRGLMKDTLSVPELRDAEFRFMDINAQNLDMITQLARRDIKANKLPAKIITTNNRRKAVDGADFVINTTRIGGLDAFKLDVDIPLKYGVDQCVGDTLCTGGIMYGQRNIPQILAFCKDIREVAAPDCLFMNYANPNAMNTWAAIEYGGVPTLGLCHGVHGGHWQITEVIKLLVNDNKKPDQKGYVNIDIKDVDIICAGINHQTWYVQVIYKGEDWTSRLLEGFEKHPAFSQSEKVRIDMLKRFGYYTTESNGHVSEYVAWYRKRPAELNKWIDMGSWINGETGGYLRVCTEGRNWFETDFPNWIKGEPTVFSAANRSHEHCSYIIEALKTGRVYRGHFNLQNNGCITNLPDDSIVEVPVYVDRNGLSVPQVGDLPLGCAAVCNASISVQRLAVEAAVHGDVNLLKQAVLMDPLTSAVCNPPEISQMVDEMLVAQARWLPQYKQAIPAAKARFASEEKLGVHSTEGAARLKTKTVEEMKQNQDEARRNADAADKAMAQRKQSVAATVKKKK, encoded by the coding sequence ATGTCGGTTAAGATTGCGGTTATTGGGGCGGGAAGTATCGGGTTTACACGCGGACTGATGAAGGACACCTTGTCGGTTCCGGAATTGCGTGATGCCGAGTTCAGGTTCATGGACATCAATGCCCAGAATCTTGACATGATCACACAATTGGCCCGTCGCGACATCAAGGCCAATAAGCTGCCTGCAAAAATCATTACCACGAATAACCGGCGCAAAGCTGTCGATGGCGCGGATTTCGTAATCAATACGACACGTATCGGCGGGTTGGATGCCTTCAAGCTGGATGTTGATATCCCGCTCAAGTACGGCGTGGATCAATGTGTGGGTGACACGCTTTGCACCGGTGGGATCATGTACGGGCAGCGCAACATTCCGCAGATTCTGGCCTTCTGTAAAGATATCCGCGAGGTCGCTGCCCCGGACTGTCTGTTCATGAATTATGCCAACCCGAATGCCATGAATACCTGGGCGGCGATTGAATATGGTGGTGTGCCTACGCTTGGCTTGTGCCACGGAGTGCATGGCGGGCATTGGCAGATTACCGAGGTGATCAAGCTTTTGGTCAATGATAACAAGAAGCCTGATCAGAAGGGTTACGTCAATATCGACATAAAGGATGTGGATATCATCTGTGCCGGTATTAACCACCAGACCTGGTACGTTCAGGTGATCTATAAGGGTGAAGACTGGACCAGCCGGCTTCTGGAGGGATTCGAGAAGCATCCCGCCTTCAGTCAGTCTGAGAAAGTCCGCATCGATATGCTCAAGCGGTTTGGGTACTACACGACCGAATCCAACGGGCACGTTTCGGAATATGTTGCCTGGTACCGGAAGCGCCCTGCAGAGCTGAACAAATGGATCGACATGGGGAGCTGGATCAATGGTGAGACCGGTGGTTATCTGCGGGTTTGCACCGAAGGTCGGAACTGGTTTGAAACAGATTTCCCCAACTGGATCAAAGGTGAACCCACGGTCTTCTCGGCGGCTAACCGTAGTCATGAGCACTGCAGTTACATCATCGAAGCGTTGAAGACGGGCCGCGTCTATCGCGGACACTTCAATCTGCAAAATAACGGGTGTATCACTAATCTGCCTGATGACTCGATTGTGGAGGTGCCGGTATATGTTGATCGCAATGGACTCAGCGTTCCTCAGGTCGGGGATCTTCCGCTGGGTTGTGCGGCCGTTTGCAATGCATCCATCTCGGTGCAGCGGCTTGCGGTTGAGGCGGCGGTTCATGGGGATGTTAACCTTCTCAAGCAGGCGGTTCTGATGGATCCTCTCACCTCCGCGGTGTGTAACCCGCCGGAAATTTCCCAGATGGTGGATGAAATGCTGGTGGCGCAGGCCCGGTGGTTGCCGCAGTATAAGCAGGCGATTCCGGCGGCTAAGGCCCGGTTTGCCTCAGAGGAAAAACTCGGGGTTCACAGCACCGAAGGCGCGGCTCGGCTCAAGACCAAGACCGTGGAAGAGATGAAGCAGAATCAAGATGAGGCCCGCCGCAATGCGGATGCCGCCGATAAAGCGATGGCCCAGCGTAAGCAGTCCGTTGCCGCCACGGTCAAAAAGAAGAAATAA
- a CDS encoding 4Fe-4S double cluster binding domain-containing protein — translation MTIKAQIKALATELGYHACGITGMQPFDDYQTALKENAERFPDAATLYHDMERRINPATFAPWAKSIVVAVRRYGKYDIPESITRHIGRNYLCDRRIKACPDNTLPKRMKQGLIALGNRVKIGGIPCREAAVRAGLVKIGRNGFAYADGCGSWLNIEAWLIDTELEPDAPSPPEAPCPTGCKACLDACRTCALTEPYVVDMKRCIAYLTYEESLPIPQELWNKMGPWIYGCDDCQNACPMNHGKWKALEPAPWIDSVASQLTPESLASMDLVTYQKLIYPLFWYISENDLERWHKNAHRALL, via the coding sequence ATGACCATAAAGGCACAAATCAAGGCGCTTGCCACTGAACTTGGATACCACGCTTGTGGCATCACAGGGATGCAGCCGTTTGATGACTATCAGACAGCGCTCAAGGAAAACGCCGAGCGCTTCCCCGATGCGGCAACGCTCTACCATGACATGGAGCGTCGCATCAATCCCGCCACCTTCGCGCCTTGGGCGAAGTCCATTGTCGTGGCCGTCCGCCGCTACGGCAAATATGATATTCCTGAATCCATTACCCGCCATATCGGCCGCAATTATCTGTGCGATCGCCGCATTAAAGCGTGTCCGGATAATACTCTGCCAAAACGCATGAAGCAGGGGCTCATCGCGCTGGGAAACCGGGTTAAAATCGGCGGCATCCCCTGCCGCGAGGCGGCGGTCCGGGCCGGACTCGTGAAAATTGGTCGGAATGGGTTCGCCTATGCCGACGGATGCGGCTCATGGCTCAATATCGAGGCCTGGCTTATCGACACCGAACTGGAGCCCGACGCACCTTCACCCCCGGAGGCCCCCTGCCCAACTGGCTGCAAGGCCTGTCTGGACGCCTGCCGTACGTGTGCCTTGACGGAACCCTATGTCGTGGATATGAAACGCTGTATTGCCTATCTGACCTATGAGGAGTCGTTGCCCATTCCGCAGGAATTGTGGAATAAAATGGGGCCCTGGATCTATGGGTGTGATGACTGCCAGAATGCCTGCCCCATGAATCATGGAAAATGGAAAGCACTTGAGCCCGCCCCATGGATCGATTCCGTCGCCAGCCAGTTAACGCCCGAATCCCTGGCGTCCATGGATTTGGTAACCTACCAGAAACTCATTTATCCGCTCTTCTGGTATATTTCCGAGAACGACTTAGAACGCTGGCACAAAAATGCCCACCGCGCTTTACTCTAA
- a CDS encoding AraC family transcriptional regulator, whose product MSDCIQIDGDSALKNIRIVLKAGLPLRETGFSRITSYPKHRCDIVAEGIVQERGQREYDYDNRKRHNSCLFQYTFSGEGRFQSLPGGKTTRLTPGMGFLVPFPSPTRYWLAPGTEWEFCYIIIAGDMAYDLVNLLVRMHGYLWELPATHLAIDLIKGLHRQVLAERIPDEFELAAQAHRFLMELFRAHRMPKPRVSPAVDRVLKLVERDYRDPGLSLEQISREAGYSRHHFSRMFRREVGISPHAHLQQFRLQRALNQITTTELPIKQIALESGYRDYAYFCKEFKRWTHKTPLTARRFGDLLNLSTIHTE is encoded by the coding sequence ATGAGTGATTGTATTCAAATTGATGGTGATTCCGCGCTAAAAAACATAAGAATCGTGCTCAAGGCCGGATTGCCGTTGCGGGAAACAGGATTCAGCCGTATCACCAGCTACCCTAAACATCGTTGCGATATCGTGGCTGAAGGCATTGTGCAGGAACGTGGCCAGCGCGAGTACGACTACGACAACCGGAAACGGCACAACTCCTGCCTGTTCCAATATACTTTCTCAGGGGAGGGTAGATTCCAGAGCCTGCCGGGCGGCAAAACCACTCGACTCACGCCCGGAATGGGATTTCTGGTTCCGTTTCCCTCCCCCACCCGCTATTGGCTTGCCCCCGGAACGGAATGGGAATTTTGTTACATCATTATCGCAGGTGATATGGCGTATGATCTGGTCAACCTGTTGGTTCGCATGCATGGATACTTATGGGAACTCCCCGCAACCCACCTCGCCATCGACCTGATCAAAGGCCTTCACCGTCAGGTCCTGGCAGAAAGAATTCCAGATGAGTTCGAACTGGCCGCTCAGGCCCATCGATTCCTGATGGAACTCTTCCGCGCGCACCGGATGCCAAAGCCCAGGGTTTCGCCCGCGGTAGACCGCGTGCTGAAACTGGTGGAGCGGGATTATCGTGATCCTGGGTTATCGCTGGAACAAATTTCAAGGGAGGCCGGATACTCACGCCACCATTTCTCCCGCATGTTCCGCCGCGAAGTGGGAATTAGTCCCCACGCCCATCTTCAACAATTCCGCCTGCAACGTGCGCTGAACCAGATCACTACGACGGAATTACCCATCAAACAAATTGCCCTGGAAAGCGGCTACCGTGACTACGCCTATTTTTGTAAAGAGTTCAAGCGCTGGACCCATAAGACCCCCCTCACGGCTCGCCGCTTCGGCGACCTGCTCAACCTGAGCACGATCCACACGGAATAG
- a CDS encoding cellulase family glycosylhydrolase translates to MNRQSRVIREMLNLAVRVSAVAMAAGVMASDSPVVTPRMIVDFEDARAIRLSPDQAQASLVPAKEGQALQITTEAQANWPGVLIAPRQGVWDLAGYDAVEMDVRNPEDVPIRVLLSINNPGSDGEKFCNVASVTVSEQGKAVLVVPFGMWHGTAGHPMDLTKIVSMRVLLDRPGRAHRFEVDSIRAVTVERIDLAKIMADPFFRQLKPLPGRGVNLGNALEAPADGAWGVMLKESYFAQIKDAGFDTVRIPVRWSAFADATPPYRIDPKFFAKVDWAVHQALKQQLHTVLNMHHYDELLDQPEAHRARFLALWKQIAEHYKNEPPELLFELLNEPRGNLLADKWNRLLVETLAVVRPSNPTREIVIGPVGWNGISELKDLVLPEQDRHLIVTFHYYSPFAFTHQGASWVGPDAKQWLGTRWTGTTAEKQAIEHDFDVAIAWAVEHRRPLYLGEFGAFNKAPMESRERWTRFVAATAMKRKMGYTYWEFCSGFGVYDPAKDCWIQPLKGALLPRVLK, encoded by the coding sequence ATGAATCGTCAATCCAGAGTGATTCGTGAAATGCTGAATTTGGCCGTGAGGGTCAGTGCTGTCGCAATGGCGGCAGGGGTCATGGCGTCGGATAGCCCCGTCGTGACGCCGCGAATGATCGTTGATTTTGAAGATGCCCGGGCGATACGGCTCAGTCCGGACCAAGCTCAGGCCTCCCTAGTCCCCGCCAAGGAGGGCCAGGCATTACAAATAACCACCGAGGCCCAAGCCAACTGGCCCGGGGTGCTGATCGCCCCTCGCCAAGGCGTTTGGGACTTGGCAGGGTACGATGCGGTTGAAATGGATGTCCGGAACCCGGAAGACGTGCCAATCCGTGTTTTGCTCAGTATTAACAATCCGGGTTCGGATGGAGAGAAGTTCTGTAACGTCGCGTCCGTTACGGTTTCGGAACAAGGGAAGGCCGTGCTCGTCGTGCCCTTCGGGATGTGGCATGGCACTGCCGGCCACCCCATGGATCTCACCAAAATCGTCTCGATGCGCGTGCTATTGGATCGCCCCGGCCGTGCTCATCGCTTTGAGGTCGACTCGATTCGTGCGGTTACTGTGGAGCGCATTGATCTGGCGAAAATCATGGCAGATCCATTCTTCCGGCAACTGAAGCCGCTGCCAGGCCGTGGTGTGAATCTCGGAAATGCATTGGAGGCCCCCGCTGATGGAGCTTGGGGGGTGATGCTCAAGGAGTCATACTTTGCGCAGATCAAGGACGCCGGCTTTGATACCGTGCGAATTCCCGTGCGGTGGTCGGCTTTTGCCGACGCCACACCTCCATACCGCATTGATCCAAAATTCTTTGCCAAGGTGGACTGGGCTGTCCATCAAGCACTCAAACAACAGCTTCACACGGTCCTGAACATGCACCACTACGACGAGTTGCTGGATCAGCCGGAGGCACACCGCGCCCGCTTTCTGGCGCTGTGGAAACAAATAGCCGAACACTATAAAAATGAGCCGCCTGAATTGCTGTTTGAATTGCTGAATGAACCTAGAGGTAATTTGCTGGCCGACAAGTGGAACCGGTTGTTAGTCGAGACCTTGGCGGTCGTCAGGCCGTCGAACCCAACCCGGGAGATTGTGATTGGTCCGGTTGGCTGGAATGGCATCAGCGAATTGAAGGACCTGGTTCTGCCAGAGCAGGACCGCCACTTGATTGTCACCTTCCACTACTACAGTCCGTTTGCGTTTACTCATCAGGGGGCGAGTTGGGTTGGTCCTGATGCGAAACAATGGTTGGGAACCCGGTGGACCGGGACGACAGCGGAGAAACAGGCGATTGAACACGATTTCGATGTCGCGATCGCCTGGGCGGTCGAACATCGTCGGCCTTTGTATCTGGGAGAATTTGGCGCCTTCAACAAGGCCCCAATGGAATCGCGGGAAAGATGGACGCGTTTTGTCGCGGCTACTGCGATGAAGCGAAAGATGGGGTACACCTATTGGGAATTTTGTTCCGGGTTTGGTGTATACGATCCCGCCAAGGACTGCTGGATACAGCCGCTAAAAGGGGCTTTGTTGCCACGCGTTCTCAAATAG
- a CDS encoding glycosyl hydrolase, producing MKNTLLNDFKSPGAEYRGAPFWAWNGKLDPAELRRQIQVMQQMGLGGFFMHSRIGLATSYLSPEWFSCIDACVDEAKKLGMDAWLYDEDRWPSGAAGGLVTKDQKYRMRSLVPKISEKASDLKWTSDTVAAFTAKIDGTSASQVRRLPKGKAAPKLAAGEKLIVFVIELQGCSNWYNGFTYLDTLSHEAVKAFIKVTHEAYKKHNGKEFGKTIPGMFTDEPNHGNKLGHDNNTGNPGGLPWTGSLLKTFQKRYGYDLVPHLVELVFDVDGTGMHPARLNYHDCVTHLYVDAFGRQIFEWCQKNNLKFTGHQLEEDTLSSQTNMVGSCIRNYEFMQAPGMDLLTEHWRVFNTAKQVTSGARQFGAKWRLTETYGCTGWDFPFAGHKALGDWQVAMGINLRCQHLAWYTMEGEAKRDYPAGIFYQSPWWQLYPKVEDYFARIHAVMTRGEEVRDLLVVHPVESMWMQVKIGWRGNPETHAMDTLHSKLTENLLAQHLDFDFGDEEHLGRLGKVAKQGGTPILRLGKATYKAVLVPQLKTMRRSTLALLKKFKTAGGTVVFAGTPAGYVDALKSEDVAQLATSCPQVPATGAEVAAPLEKSCRRVSISDAAGNEIGVALYLLREDRDSFFLFVCNTSEDFVNAPGHSMNQPLVRDRKLAFADVRIRGFAGCTGTPVELNPETGATSASEFSRNGNGFEIRTSLPALGSRMFLIPKVTQTSIPAVSTPTLKTLRTDKLGGEAWDITLSECANLVLDRPRYRIGKGDWQNADEILRIDRAVRSSLGIQHRSGNMVQPWAQPHKPNPKRTPVSLTYTFDCQALPSGDLFVALEQPQTFRVSLNGVPVNQTAESGWWVDLSLRKLPLDTALLRLGKNELTLECDYEETHPGLEIVYLLGNFGTAVNGTDVAITALPTKLQLGDWVPQGLTFYSGSVSYRRSIDLKAAPGQRLFIRVQEYRGVAVRVLVNGKEAGIAAWEPNEVEVTGLAEGLADVQIQLIGHRRNSHGPFHLKEKWPQWTGPGEFTRGPDSWFDGYQLVPCGLMAEPELIVRG from the coding sequence ATGAAAAACACTTTGCTTAATGATTTTAAGAGTCCCGGTGCCGAATATCGAGGTGCCCCCTTCTGGGCCTGGAACGGCAAACTCGATCCCGCTGAATTGCGCCGCCAAATCCAGGTCATGCAACAGATGGGCCTGGGTGGCTTTTTCATGCACTCCCGGATCGGCCTTGCCACCTCCTATCTCTCCCCGGAGTGGTTCTCCTGTATTGATGCCTGTGTGGACGAAGCCAAAAAATTAGGCATGGACGCCTGGCTTTACGATGAAGACCGCTGGCCTTCCGGTGCCGCAGGGGGCCTGGTCACCAAAGACCAAAAATATCGCATGCGCAGCCTGGTCCCGAAAATTTCCGAGAAAGCCTCGGACCTGAAGTGGACCTCGGATACCGTCGCCGCCTTTACCGCGAAGATTGATGGGACGTCGGCCAGCCAAGTCCGTCGTTTACCAAAAGGGAAGGCCGCCCCGAAATTAGCCGCAGGCGAAAAACTGATCGTGTTCGTCATCGAACTGCAGGGCTGCAGCAACTGGTATAACGGCTTCACCTATCTTGACACCCTCAGCCACGAGGCCGTAAAGGCCTTCATCAAGGTCACGCACGAGGCCTACAAAAAACACAACGGAAAGGAATTCGGCAAAACCATCCCGGGCATGTTCACCGATGAACCCAACCACGGCAATAAACTCGGCCACGACAATAACACGGGTAACCCCGGCGGCCTTCCCTGGACCGGCTCCCTGCTCAAGACCTTCCAAAAACGATATGGGTATGATCTGGTGCCACACCTCGTGGAACTGGTCTTTGATGTGGACGGAACAGGGATGCACCCGGCTCGCCTGAATTATCACGACTGTGTAACCCATCTGTATGTGGATGCCTTTGGCCGCCAGATTTTTGAGTGGTGCCAGAAGAACAATCTCAAATTCACCGGTCACCAGCTCGAGGAAGACACCCTCTCCAGCCAGACCAACATGGTCGGTAGCTGTATCCGGAACTACGAGTTTATGCAGGCCCCGGGTATGGATCTGCTGACCGAGCACTGGCGCGTTTTCAACACCGCCAAACAGGTCACTTCGGGGGCACGGCAGTTCGGCGCCAAGTGGCGGCTGACCGAGACCTACGGTTGTACCGGCTGGGACTTCCCGTTCGCCGGACACAAAGCCCTGGGCGACTGGCAGGTGGCGATGGGCATTAATCTGCGCTGCCAACACCTTGCCTGGTACACCATGGAAGGCGAGGCGAAGCGGGACTACCCGGCGGGCATTTTCTATCAGTCCCCCTGGTGGCAGCTCTATCCGAAAGTGGAAGATTACTTCGCCCGTATCCACGCCGTCATGACCCGCGGCGAGGAAGTACGGGACCTACTCGTGGTTCATCCCGTGGAGAGCATGTGGATGCAGGTTAAGATCGGCTGGCGTGGTAATCCCGAAACCCATGCGATGGACACCCTGCATTCGAAATTAACCGAAAACCTGCTGGCCCAGCATCTGGACTTCGACTTCGGCGACGAGGAACATCTTGGCCGCCTCGGCAAAGTGGCCAAGCAGGGCGGTACCCCGATCCTGCGTCTCGGCAAGGCGACCTACAAGGCTGTCCTGGTGCCCCAGCTCAAAACCATGCGCCGCTCTACCCTCGCCTTACTCAAGAAGTTTAAGACTGCAGGCGGAACGGTAGTGTTTGCCGGAACGCCAGCTGGTTATGTGGATGCCCTGAAGTCCGAAGACGTTGCCCAATTGGCCACAAGCTGTCCGCAGGTTCCCGCCACCGGTGCGGAAGTTGCCGCCCCCCTGGAAAAATCCTGTCGCCGCGTATCGATTTCGGATGCGGCCGGGAACGAAATCGGGGTTGCCCTCTATCTGCTCCGCGAAGATCGTGACAGCTTCTTCCTGTTTGTCTGCAATACCAGTGAAGATTTCGTCAACGCACCCGGACATTCCATGAACCAGCCTCTGGTCCGCGACCGCAAGTTGGCCTTTGCCGATGTACGCATCCGCGGGTTTGCCGGTTGCACCGGAACGCCTGTTGAGTTGAACCCCGAGACGGGAGCCACCTCCGCCTCCGAGTTCAGCCGCAACGGAAACGGCTTCGAAATTCGGACCAGCCTGCCCGCCTTGGGTAGCCGCATGTTCTTGATTCCGAAGGTTACGCAAACCAGTATTCCAGCCGTGTCGACACCGACGCTCAAAACGTTGCGAACCGACAAACTCGGAGGCGAGGCCTGGGATATCACCCTTTCCGAGTGCGCGAATCTGGTCCTGGATCGGCCGCGGTACAGAATCGGCAAAGGCGACTGGCAGAACGCCGATGAAATCCTGCGGATCGACCGCGCCGTGCGGAGTTCGTTAGGCATTCAGCACCGTTCCGGGAATATGGTTCAGCCTTGGGCGCAGCCCCACAAACCGAACCCGAAGCGGACTCCAGTCTCCTTGACGTACACGTTCGACTGCCAGGCTTTGCCATCAGGCGATCTGTTCGTCGCCCTGGAGCAGCCTCAAACGTTCCGTGTATCACTGAATGGTGTTCCGGTGAATCAAACGGCTGAGAGTGGTTGGTGGGTTGACTTGTCCCTGCGCAAGCTGCCGTTGGATACGGCCCTGTTAAGACTGGGAAAGAATGAGCTGACATTGGAATGCGACTATGAAGAGACGCATCCCGGACTCGAAATCGTTTACCTGCTCGGCAACTTCGGCACAGCGGTCAATGGAACAGACGTCGCCATTACCGCCCTGCCTACCAAGCTTCAACTGGGTGACTGGGTGCCGCAGGGGTTGACCTTCTACTCCGGATCCGTCAGCTATCGACGCTCTATCGATCTGAAGGCGGCCCCAGGACAGCGTCTATTCATCCGCGTGCAGGAATACCGGGGCGTCGCAGTGCGGGTACTGGTCAATGGCAAGGAAGCCGGAATTGCCGCCTGGGAGCCGAACGAGGTGGAAGTCACGGGGCTCGCCGAAGGGCTTGCGGACGTGCAGATCCAGCTTATCGGCCACCGCCGGAACTCTCATGGCCCGTTCCATCTGAAGGAAAAATGGCCGCAATGGACCGGTCCGGGTGAGTTCACCCGGGGCCCCGACAGTTGGTTTGACGGATACCAACTTGTACCCTGCGGCCTCATGGCAGAACCTGAGTTGATTGTACGCGGCTGA
- a CDS encoding helix-turn-helix transcriptional regulator has product MTNNVHRLKVARTAAGLNQFDLAKRAGCSETVISKIETGRLTPAPDLKAKIATVLGKPAFELFTQ; this is encoded by the coding sequence ATGACAAACAACGTGCATAGATTGAAAGTCGCAAGGACGGCGGCCGGGTTGAATCAGTTTGACCTGGCAAAGCGCGCCGGTTGCTCAGAGACGGTTATTTCAAAAATCGAGACCGGACGGCTCACACCAGCGCCGGACCTCAAAGCCAAGATCGCCACCGTCCTGGGTAAACCGGCATTCGAGCTTTTCACCCAGTAG
- a CDS encoding helix-turn-helix domain-containing protein — translation MKTIEPTTQTPAPEYLRVPQAAARFGVCDATLRDWIKRRIIPAFAPTRRTLLIKAIDVDKALARFRVGGVA, via the coding sequence ATGAAAACCATTGAACCCACAACCCAAACGCCAGCGCCGGAATACTTGCGGGTACCCCAGGCGGCAGCCCGGTTCGGCGTCTGTGACGCCACCCTCCGGGACTGGATAAAGCGCCGGATCATTCCGGCCTTCGCCCCAACACGCCGGACACTGCTAATCAAGGCCATAGACGTTGACAAGGCGCTTGCCCGCTTCCGGGTTGGAGGCGTTGCCTAA